In Argiope bruennichi chromosome 4, qqArgBrue1.1, whole genome shotgun sequence, a single window of DNA contains:
- the LOC129966776 gene encoding 5' exonuclease Apollo-like: MLGNGHAIPGTPIAIDMWNIKSYPQTRIFFLSHFHADHIVGLNSSWKYPIYTSPITAKFLIRNLKINPDLVRSLEIGEDHLIPIDQEGQEMITVTLFDANHCPGSVMFLLSGYFGDILYTGDFRFRPNLLDGFELPPIDVLYLDNTYCSPSCIFPTRDDAIENVLSQLSVCLVQSERVYLGLDNLGKEELLQRIAKERQCKINVYPSRKNIMDILEMSDIVTTDKSNTKIFVVPTNQINGKNIVKWNNEMKTHAILATARFCGFKFKPFSKCNDIHVIPYSNHSSYYEIKEFVKLVRPRSIVPIVSRHAKGLFGTDISDRADMSKFHKFLREPVSFEFTIPETVKRTMNECETQFSASMPVKKRKVARPEHKPWRRPLAVGVRYIVSEDSETDSDPDAIHIEPEEFIGDDIAEYSSPGISEESEPEISTQVWEITHVTGKALPTIYYIQES, encoded by the exons atgTTGGGAAATGGGCATGCAATTCCTGGTACTCCTATAGCCATTGATATGTGGAATATCAAAAGTTATCCTCAAACTCGAATATTTTTCCTGTCCCATTTCCATGCTGATCACATTGTGGGCCTTAATAGTTCTTGGAAGTATCCTATTTATACTTCACCAATTACTGCGAAATTCCTCATCCGTAATCTTAaa ATAAATCCTGACCTAGTGAGAAGTTTGGAAATTGGAGAAGATCATCTTATTCCTATAGACCAAGAAGGGCAAGAAATGATCACTGTGACTCTTTTTGATGCTAATCACTGTCCAGGTTCAGTAATGTTCTTGTTGAGTGGCTACTTTGGTGATATTCTTTATACGGGGGATTTTAGGTTTAGGCCTAACTTACTAGATGGCTTTGAATTGCCTCCTATAGATGTATTATATTTGGACAATACTTACTGTTCTCCAAGCTGTATATTTCCAACTCGAGATGATGCCATCGAAAATGTTTTGTCCCAGCTTAGTGTTTGTTTGGTTCAAAGTGAAAGAGTATATCTGGGTCTTGATAATTTAGGTAAAGAAGAATTACTTCAAAGAATTGCTAAAGAGAGGCAATGCAAAATAAATGTGTATCCAAGTAGGAAGAATATTATGGATATTTTAGAAATGTCAGATATAGTAACAACtgataaatcaaatacaaaaattttcgtTGTTCCTACAAATCAGATTAATGGAAAAAACATTGTAAAGTGgaacaatgaaatgaaaacacatGCCATTTTAGCCACAGCTAGATTTTGtggatttaaatttaaaccattttcaaaatgtaatgatattCATGTCATACCTTATTCTAATCATTCCTCCtactatgaaataaaagagtTTGTGAAACTAGTTCGACCCCGTTCCATAGTTCCTATTGTTTCCAGGCATGCCAAGGGTTTGTTTGGCACAGATATATCAGACAGAGCTGATATGAGTAAATTCCACAAATTCCTTCGAGAACCTGTTTCTTTTGAATTTACTATCCCAGAAACTGTTAAAAGAACGATGAATGAATGTGAAACCCAATTTTCTGCCTCAATGCCCGTGAAAAAACGAAAAGTTGCTCGACCTGAACATAAGCCGTGGCGCAGGCCTCTTGCTGTGGGTGTGCGATACATTGTTAGTGAAGATTCAGAAACCGATTCTGATCCGGATGCTATACATATTGAACCTGAGGAATTTATTGGTGATGATATAGCAGAATACAGTTCCCCAGGTATATCTGAGGAAAGTGAACCTGAAATATCAACACAAGTGTGGGAGATAACTCATGTAACTGGAAAAGCACTTCCAACTATTTATTATATCCAAGAATCTTAA